The Leptospira terpstrae serovar Hualin str. LT 11-33 = ATCC 700639 nucleotide sequence TTTTCAATTCTTGTTTGTTGAATTTATATCATGATGGGAGTGAAGGGATGGCTTGGCATAGTGATGATGAAACTTCTTTACGTCCTAATTCAACAATTGCTTCCGTAAGTTTTGGGGCAGAACGAATCTTTCGATACAAACATAAAAAAACTGGTGAACAAGTGGAGTTACAGTTGGAACACGGAAGTTTACTTTTAATGAAAGATGTCATCCAAAGGCATTGGTTGCATTCCCTTCCAAAAGCGATGAAGGTCAAACGACCGAGAATCAATTTAACCTTTCGTCAGTTTGGATTGATTTGAAATCCTTTTTGGGAGAGTAATTCTCGAAACTGTTCATCAGTTTTTTGGTTCCATTGGAGAAGGATTTTGTAAGGATCTCCTTTCAAATCCAAAACTTTACAAAAAGCAGGTTCTGTTTTGATTCCTTGCTTTTTTAGATTTCTAATTTCTTCTCGGAATGTTGGATCTGCCAATGTTAAAAACCGATTTTCAACTATCATATGAATCCAACCATACTGTTCAGTAGGTTCGATTGCCTGTCCAAAAATTTCATATTGAAACTTTTTTGTTTCAAAGCGACAAACTAGCGTTACGCGAAGTGAAATTGTTTTTTCTGAAAAACTATAATTTGGTAGATTGCGAAATTTGGCATAACAAATCTTTTGTAAGTGGGAAAGAATGTTAAATTTTACCAGGATATCCACATCGCTTGAATCTGTATCAATATTTAAGGGGATTGTGCCAGCAAGTGTTGGTTTGAAACCATGTAAGCATTTTAGAATTTTCCATTCTTCTAAATCTCGAAACAATTCTTGTTGTTTGGCTGTCCCAAATTGTAAGTAGTCAGTGCCGAGGAACGAATTGGATGGGAGGGAATGCATATTATGTCTCGTGGGTTCGGTCTCGGCCCCCACCCTGAATGGGTGGTGGAGGTGGGCTTGTGGGAGTTCATTCCCGGCCCAACTCCTACCATAAAACATAATACCTGTCTCTTGGAAATCGAATCTCTTAAAAAATTCTAACGAAAACTTCGCAGTTTCAACAAAACCCTCTGAGAGTTCTTTTGAATCAACTTATAACAAACCTGAACTTTCCATTTGGTTCACATGATCCACAAAAGTTTCTTTGAGCGAACGATAGGTTAAACCTAAATCAGTTTTACTATACTGGTGATTATAATTGAGTGGTTGACCAATATTATTTTTTGTATATCCCCAACTCAAACCAAAGAATGGACCAATCACGTATACAAGTGCTTTAGGTAAATTTCCAGTAGGAACAGAATAACGATTCCCAAAATTTTCTTTAATGATTTTAGCAACACCTAACATCGGCATCACTTCGGCGGATGTGATATGTCTTCCTTTCGCGTTCGGAGTAAATCCTGCTAAGATATGTGCCTTTGCCACATCCCTTACATCTACAAATCCCATCTTCGTATCGGGAACACCTGTGCGAAACACTCCCTTCAGCATATTTTTCATAAACTCAACACTGGTTCCATCAAGTCTTTTGGAAAGTGAAGGACCCATCACAAAGGAAGGATTGATCACAACTAAATCCCAACGTGTTTGTTGTTTTTGGATTTCCCAAGCTTCCTTTTCTGCTAAAGTTTTTGAATAAGCATAAGGTTGGTGATTGAGTGAACTTGTTGTGTTCCAATCTTCTTCCGTAAAGGTGTTGTTGGAAACTTTTAAAGAATCAATATTATCACTGTGAATGGATGCAACACTTGAAGTTAATACAACTCGTTTTACGGTAGATATGCGATTGCAGGCTAAAAGAACATTTCTCGTACCTTGCAGTGCTGGTTCAACCAGTTGTTTTTTTGCATCCTTAATTCCTGCAACAAAAAAAGGAGAGGCGGTATGAATCACAAGTTCAGCACCTTCAATCGCTTTATCAAAACTTCCTTCAGTTAATAAATCAGCTTCGAATAACGTAAGTTTGTCTTTGAACTGATTTTGTAATTCTAGTAGGTGTTCAATTTTTTTTGTATCTTTTAAACTACGAACCGTAGTTCGCACTGACTTACCGTCTTCTAACAGATATTTAACGATCCAAGAAGCAATGTATCCGGATCCTCCCGTTACAACAACGGGCAACTCTGAGTTGATTGTTTTCATATTATTTCTTAGACTCATCTTTCCTTATAGAAAACAGCCAATAAAACCGAAACAAAACGCCTCTTTGTATTCTTTTGTTTGGCGAGACCCTTCGGGTCCGGGCTTTTCCGGAGTCCGCGTTCGCTCCCGTCTCCGGCCTATCGTCCGGAGACCAAGTCCTGCAAATCCCTCTCGCATGTGAAAATCCAAACGTTTATAAGATTGGAAATGGTTTGCCAAAGATTTTTGATTTTGTTAATTTTTATCGTTATGCCAACCAAACCGAGTCTTTATCAGAAACTGAATCAATCCTTACCCAAATTATTTTTTTTACTCATTCTTTTTTGTTCTCATTGTGCCTTTCGTCCTTCTGGGAATCTGGGTCATTACAATTCTTATTTTCCCCACGAGAATCTTCCGAACCCGATTCCCAAAGGAAAAATCCGTGCCACCTTTCTTGGAACC carries:
- a CDS encoding alpha-ketoglutarate-dependent dioxygenase AlkB family protein, coding for MQLFQRSESENLLPYDGVLLYIPHFLPTEESHRIFGSLMDEIEWKPDEAILYGKHITTKRSVAWYAEKGFSYRYSGTTKTALPWSPLLLELKSKVEGVTKEVFNSCLLNLYHDGSEGMAWHSDDETSLRPNSTIASVSFGAERIFRYKHKKTGEQVELQLEHGSLLLMKDVIQRHWLHSLPKAMKVKRPRINLTFRQFGLI
- a CDS encoding DUF4269 domain-containing protein, coding for MHSLPSNSFLGTDYLQFGTAKQQELFRDLEEWKILKCLHGFKPTLAGTIPLNIDTDSSDVDILVKFNILSHLQKICYAKFRNLPNYSFSEKTISLRVTLVCRFETKKFQYEIFGQAIEPTEQYGWIHMIVENRFLTLADPTFREEIRNLKKQGIKTEPAFCKVLDLKGDPYKILLQWNQKTDEQFRELLSQKGFQINPN
- a CDS encoding SDR family oxidoreductase; translation: MKTINSELPVVVTGGSGYIASWIVKYLLEDGKSVRTTVRSLKDTKKIEHLLELQNQFKDKLTLFEADLLTEGSFDKAIEGAELVIHTASPFFVAGIKDAKKQLVEPALQGTRNVLLACNRISTVKRVVLTSSVASIHSDNIDSLKVSNNTFTEEDWNTTSSLNHQPYAYSKTLAEKEAWEIQKQQTRWDLVVINPSFVMGPSLSKRLDGTSVEFMKNMLKGVFRTGVPDTKMGFVDVRDVAKAHILAGFTPNAKGRHITSAEVMPMLGVAKIIKENFGNRYSVPTGNLPKALVYVIGPFFGLSWGYTKNNIGQPLNYNHQYSKTDLGLTYRSLKETFVDHVNQMESSGLL